The following proteins come from a genomic window of Megalops cyprinoides isolate fMegCyp1 chromosome 6, fMegCyp1.pri, whole genome shotgun sequence:
- the soat2 gene encoding sterol O-acyltransferase 2: MATPNTDNNVRHRNASKGPSGIPSPADSRPKRRGVADAELEADGLIQWKRHIEQVKAELLEQIQGPLNDLLDKAITESVHSYSKRSTADMGVNKPTRVHRMEDGKVFMSRRSILDELFEINHIRTIYHMFIAALFLFIISTLAVDYIDQGRLVLEFDLLFYAFGKLSTVLWAWLIMFSYTLAGPYHVLGLWGGCYHSSRFRGALTAGAGLALTAMQMCILGLFPIYVVIQYQLPPASRFIIILEQIRFLMKTYSYVRENIPAIINHKPKQGETPRLPTFSSYLYFLFCPTLIYRESYPRNPYIRWNYVAVTFAQILGCLFYGYFILVRLCIPVFMNESNQPFSTRTLVLALFHATLPGMLILLLAFFAFLHCWLNAFAEMLRFADRMFYKDWWNSTSFANYYRTWNVVVHDWLYYYGYRDFLWLSNRRFRSAAMLSVFIVSAVVHEYVFTLCFGFFYPVMFCLFAVIGVVFNFTLNDKRKSPMWNIIMWTCLFIGQGVQVCLYCQEWYAQIHCPRTGRSFWELVTPRSWSCSYQR; encoded by the exons ATGGCAACCCCCAACACAGACAACAACGTGCGGCATCGTAACGCCAGCAAGGGCCCCTCGGGTATCCCCTCCCCTGCAGACAGCAGGCCCAAGAGACGTG GGGTGGCAGATGCTGAGCTTGAGGCAGATGGTTTGATACAGTGGAAGAGACACATAGAG CAAGTGAAGGCGGAACTGCTGGAGCAGATTCAGGGCCCGCTCAATGACCTTTTGGACAAGGCCATCACGGAGTCGGTGCACTCCTACTCCAAACGCAGCACTGCAGACATGGGCGTCAACAAACCCACAAG AGTCCACAGGATGGAAGATGGGAAAGTATTTATGAGCAGACGGTCTATTCTGGA CGAGCTGTTTGAGATCAACCACATCAGGACCATCTACCACATGTTCATCGCcgctctcttcctcttcatcatcagCACGTTGGCTGTGGACTACATTGATCAGGGCAG ACTCGTGCTGGAGTTTGACCTCCTGTTCTACGCCTTTGGGAAGCTCTCCACAGTGCTGTGGGCCTGGCTGATCATGTTCAGCTACACGCTGGCCGGGCCGTACCACGTGCTGGGCCTGTGGGGAGGGTGCTACCACTCCAGCCGCTTCAGAGGGGCGCTGAcggcgggggcggggcttgCACTGACAGCCATGCAGATGTGCATTCTGGGTCTGTTCCCCATTTACGTGGTGATACAGTACCAACTGCCCCCCGCCTCCAGGTTCATCATCATCCTGGAGCAG ATCCGGTTCCTGATGAAAACCTACTCCTACGTTCGGGAAAATATTCCGGCAATCATAAACCACAAGCCAAAGCAGG GAGAAACTCCCAGGTTGCCCACATTTTCCAGCTATCTGTACTTCCTCTTCTGCCCTACCCTGATCTACAGAGAGTCCTATCCCAG GAATCCATACATCAGATGGAATTATGTTGCTGTTACCTTTGCTCAG ATTCTGGGCTGTCTGTTCTACGGCTATTTCATCCTGGTGCGCCTCTGCATCCCTGTATTTATGAATGAGAGCAACCAGCCCTTCAGCACTCGAACCCTGGTTCTCGCCCTGTTCCATGCCACCCTCCCAG gcaTGCTGATCCTGCTGCTGGCGTTCTTCGCCTTCCTGCACTGCTGGCTCAACGCCTTCGCTGAGATGCTGCGCTTCGCTGACAGGATGTTCTACAAG GACTGGTGGAACTCCACCTCCTTTGCCAACTACTACCGGACCTGGAATGTGGTGGTCCATGACTGGCTCTATTACTATGGATATCGAGACTTCCTCTGG cTGTCCAATCGCAGGTTCCGCTCTGCCgccatgctgtctgtgttcatcGTGTCTGCGGTCGTGCACGAGTACGTCTTCACGCTGTGCTTCGGGTTCTTCTACCCCGTGATGTTCTGCCTCTTCGCTGTCATAGGGG TGGTGTTCAACTTCACTCTGAATGACAAGCGCAAGAGCCCCATGTGGAACATCATCATGTGGACCTGTCTATTCATTGGCCAAGGAGTCCAGGTGTGCTTGTACTGCCAGGAGTGGTACGCCCAGATACACTGCCCACGTACAGGG AGGAGCTTCTGGGAGCTGGTCACTCCACGATCCTGGTCCTGCAGCTACCAGCGATGA
- the kif5ab gene encoding kinesin heavy chain isoform X1: protein MADATAECNIKVLCRFRPLNQSEILRGDKFLPKFQADDTVIIGGKSYVFDRVFPTNTTQEQVYNTSAKQIVKDVLGGYNGTIFAYGQTSSGKTHTMEGKLHDRQGMGIIPRIAEDIFNHIFAMDENLEFHIKVSYFEIYMDKIRDLLDVTKTNLAVHEDKNRVPYVKGCTERFVSSPEEVMDVIDEGKANRHVAVTNMNEHSSRSHSIFLINIKQEHVETEQKLSGKLYLVDLAGSEKVSKTGAEGAVLDEAKNINKSLSALGNVISALAEGTKTHVPYRDSKMTRILQDSLGGNCRTTMFICCSPSSYNDAETKSTLMFGQRAKTIRNTASVNLELTAEQWKKKYEKEKEKNKTLKETIQKLEAELNRWRNGEDVPETEQLSPGVMRLEPCEDMALDNGTSSIVVRISEEERQKYEEEIRKLYKQLDDKDDEINQQSQLVEKLKEQMLDQDELLASTRGDSEKVQTELGRLQMESDCAKAEVKEVLQALEELAVNYDQKSQEVEDKSLQNKLLAEELAQKMSHLMAIEAELSRMQEVSGHQRKRIAEVLNGLMRDLSEFSAIVGNGEIKLPVEISGAIEEEFTVARLYISKIKSEVKSMVKRCKQLESLQLECHRKMEETGRELSSCQLLISQHEAKIRSLTEYMQNVELKKRQLEDNYDSLSEELAKLQAQETVQDSTKKEKQRDIEETGDVKRALEQQMESQRECHHKQLGRLRDEINEKQKIIDDLTDRNQKLQLELEQLRADFDRLKSQEHRKSVQLEELTFLHERHEQSKQDLKGLEETVARELQTLHNLRKLFVQDLTTRVKRSSEMEPDDSGGSSTQKQKISFLENNLDQLTKVHKQLVRDNADLRCELPKLEKRLRSTAERVKALEGALKEAKEGAMKDRRRYQQEVERIKDVMRARNPLRRPHAAQIAKPIRPGHYPACSPTNPLFVRSADHPITFSNVLFQSQAQPAAPARGPSPIHTNTLPVEVSNSTMNSTEALASYQLNVDNGNATDINDNSVSLGVHSVFRSDVHCGSEAEDPAKLYVIQQETAAS, encoded by the exons GGAAAGTCGTATGTATTTGATCGGGTCTTCCCCACGAACACCACACAGGAACAAGTTTATAATACTTCTGCCAAGCAGATTGTCaaag ATGTGCTGGGAGGATACAATGGCACCATCTTTGCCTATGGACAGACCTCCTCTGGGAAGACCCACACCATGGAG GGAAAGCTGCATGACAGGCAGGGGATGGGGATTATTCCCAGGATTGCAGAAGACATCTTTAACCATATCTTCGCCATGGACGAAAATCTGGAGTTCCACATCAAG GTTTCCTATTTTGAGATCTACATGGACAAAATCCGTGACCTTTTGGATG TGACCAAGACCAACTTGGCAGTTCATGAGGATAAAAATAGGGTCCCCTATGTCAAG GGCTGCACCGAGCGCTTTGTGTCTAGCCCGGAGGAAGTGATGGACGTGATTGATGAGGGGAAAGCCAATCGGCACGTCGCTGTGACCA ACATGAATGAGCACAGCTCCCGGAGTCACAGCATCTTCCTGATCAACATCAAGCAGGAGCATGTGGAGACCGAGCAGAAGCTGAGCGGGAAGCTCTACCTGGTGGACTTGGCTGGAAGTGAGAAG GTCAGTAAGACGGGCGCTGAGGGAGCTGTCCTGGATGAAGCCAAAAACATCAACAAGTCTCTGTCCGCTCTGGGAAACGTCATCTCCGCCCTGGCCGAGGGGACA AAAACCCACGTGCCCTACCGGGACAGTAAGATGACTCGAATCCTGCAGGACTCTCTGGGGGGAAACTGCCGCACCACCATGTTCATCTGCTGCTCCCCGTCCAGCTACAACGATGCTGAAACCAAGTCCACTCTGATGTTTGGACAACG GGCAAAGACCATCAGGAACACAGCCTCCGTGAACCTGGAGCTGACAGcggagcagtggaagaagaagtacgagaaggagaaggagaagaacaaGACCCTGAAGGAGACCATCCAGAAGCTGGAGGCTGAGCTGAACCGCTGGCGCAATG gtgagGACGTGCCGGAGACCGAGCAGCTGAGCCCTGGGGTGATGCGGCTGGAGCCCTGCGAGGACATGGCCCTGGACAACGGCACCTCCTCCATCGTGGTGCGCATCTCCGAGGAGGAGCGGCAGAAGTACGAGGAGGAGATCCGCAAGCTGTACAAGCAGCTGGACGACAAG GATGATGAGATCAATCAGCAGAGCCAGCTGGTTGAGAAGCTGAAGGAGCAGATGCTGGACCAGGATGAG CTCCTGGCCTCCACGCGCGGGGACAGCGAGAAGGTGCAGACGGAGCTGGGCCGGCTGCAGATGGAGAGTGACTGCGCCAAGGCGGAGGtgaaggaggtgctgcaggccctggaggagctggccgTCAACTACGACCAGAAGAGCCAGGAGGTGGAGGACAAGAGCCTGCAGAACAAGCTGCTGGCCGAGGAGCTGGCCCAGAAAATG TCCCACCTGATGGCGATCGAGGCGGAGCTGTCCCGCATGCAGGAGGTGAGCGGTCACCAGAGGAAGCGCATCGCGGAGGTGCTGAACGGCCTCATGCGGGACCTGAGCGAGTTCAGCGCCATCGTGGGCAACGGGGAGATCAAGCTG ccgGTGGAGATCAGCGGGGCGATCGAGGAGGAGTTCACCGTGGCTCGCCTCTACATCAGCAAGATCAAGTCGGAGGTGAAGAGCATGGTGAAGCGCTGCAAGCAGCTGGAGAGCCTGCAGCTGGAGTGCCACCGCAAGATGGAGGAGACGGGCCGCGAGCTCTCCTCCTGCCAGCTGCTCATCTCGCAG CATGAGGCGAAGATCCGCTCTCTGACAGAGTACATGCAGAATGTGGAGCTGAAGAAGAGGCAGCTGGAGGATAACTATGATTCTCTGAGCGAGGAACTGGCCAAGCTCCAGGCCCAAG agaccGTGCAGGATTCGACAAAgaaggagaagcagagggaCATCGAGGAGACGGGCGATGTCAAG AGGGCCCTGGAGCAGCAGATGGAGTCACAGCGCGAGTGTCATCACAAGCAGCTGGGACGCCTGCGCGACGAGATCAACGAGAAGCAGAAGATCATCGACGACCTCACCGA ccgcaaccagaagctgcagctggagctggagcagctgcgggCTGACTTTGATCGGCTGAAGAGCCAGGAGCACCGCAAGAGCgtgcagctggaggagctgac ATTTCTCCATGAGCGCCATGAGCAGTCCAAGCAGGACCTTAAAGGGCTCGAGGAGACTGTG GCCCGTGAACTCCAGACCCTCCACAACCTGCGCAAGCTTTTTGTTCAAGACCTCACGACTCGAGTCAAaaga AGTTCAGAGATGGAGCCTGATGATAGTGGGGGGTCTTCCACCCAAAAGCAGAAGATTTCCTTTCTTGAGAACAACCTGGACCAGCTTACAAAAGTTCACAAACAG CTGGTACGTGACAATGCAGATCTGCGTTGTGAGCTTCCTAAACTGGAGAAACGTCTTCGGTCTACGGCTGAGAGAGTTAAGGCCCTGGAGGGCGCACTGAAAGAGGCCAAGGAGGGAGCCATGAAGGACCGCCGTCGCTACCAGCAGGAGGTGGAGCGTATCAAGGACGTCATGAGGGCCAGGAACCCGCTGCGGCGCCCCCATGCTGCTCAGATTG CCAAGCCCATCCGGCCTGGACACTATCCCGCCTGCTCCCCCACCAACCCGCTGTTCGTGCGCTCAGCTGACCACCCCATCACCTTCAGCAACGTGCTGTTCCAGAGCCAGGCCCAGCCCGCCGCTCCTGCCCGCGGCCCCAGCCCCATCCACACCAACAC GCTGCCAGTTGAGGTCAGCAACAGCACGATGAACTCCACAGAAGCCCTGGCCTCTTACCAGCTTAATGTGGACAACG GAAATGCCACAGACATCAATGACAACAG CGTGTCTCTCGGTGTGCACTCTGTGTTCAGAAGTGACGTGCACTGCGGCAGCGAGGCGGAGGACCCGGCCAAACTGTATGTCATTCAGCAGGAGACCGCAGCCAGCTAA
- the kif5ab gene encoding kinesin heavy chain isoform X2, whose translation MADATAECNIKVLCRFRPLNQSEILRGDKFLPKFQADDTVIIGGKSYVFDRVFPTNTTQEQVYNTSAKQIVKDVLGGYNGTIFAYGQTSSGKTHTMEGKLHDRQGMGIIPRIAEDIFNHIFAMDENLEFHIKVSYFEIYMDKIRDLLDVTKTNLAVHEDKNRVPYVKGCTERFVSSPEEVMDVIDEGKANRHVAVTNMNEHSSRSHSIFLINIKQEHVETEQKLSGKLYLVDLAGSEKVSKTGAEGAVLDEAKNINKSLSALGNVISALAEGTKTHVPYRDSKMTRILQDSLGGNCRTTMFICCSPSSYNDAETKSTLMFGQRAKTIRNTASVNLELTAEQWKKKYEKEKEKNKTLKETIQKLEAELNRWRNGEDVPETEQLSPGVMRLEPCEDMALDNGTSSIVVRISEEERQKYEEEIRKLYKQLDDKDDEINQQSQLVEKLKEQMLDQDELLASTRGDSEKVQTELGRLQMESDCAKAEVKEVLQALEELAVNYDQKSQEVEDKSLQNKLLAEELAQKMSHLMAIEAELSRMQEVSGHQRKRIAEVLNGLMRDLSEFSAIVGNGEIKLPVEISGAIEEEFTVARLYISKIKSEVKSMVKRCKQLESLQLECHRKMEETGRELSSCQLLISQHEAKIRSLTEYMQNVELKKRQLEDNYDSLSEELAKLQAQETVQDSTKKEKQRDIEETGDVKRALEQQMESQRECHHKQLGRLRDEINEKQKIIDDLTDRNQKLQLELEQLRADFDRLKSQEHRKSVQLEELTFLHERHEQSKQDLKGLEETVARELQTLHNLRKLFVQDLTTRVKRSSEMEPDDSGGSSTQKQKISFLENNLDQLTKVHKQLVRDNADLRCELPKLEKRLRSTAERVKALEGALKEAKEGAMKDRRRYQQEVERIKDVMRARNPLRRPHAAQIAKPIRPGHYPACSPTNPLFVRSADHPITFSNVLFQSQAQPAAPARGPSPIHTNTLPVEVSNSTMNSTEALASYQLNVDNGNATDINDNRSDVHCGSEAEDPAKLYVIQQETAAS comes from the exons GGAAAGTCGTATGTATTTGATCGGGTCTTCCCCACGAACACCACACAGGAACAAGTTTATAATACTTCTGCCAAGCAGATTGTCaaag ATGTGCTGGGAGGATACAATGGCACCATCTTTGCCTATGGACAGACCTCCTCTGGGAAGACCCACACCATGGAG GGAAAGCTGCATGACAGGCAGGGGATGGGGATTATTCCCAGGATTGCAGAAGACATCTTTAACCATATCTTCGCCATGGACGAAAATCTGGAGTTCCACATCAAG GTTTCCTATTTTGAGATCTACATGGACAAAATCCGTGACCTTTTGGATG TGACCAAGACCAACTTGGCAGTTCATGAGGATAAAAATAGGGTCCCCTATGTCAAG GGCTGCACCGAGCGCTTTGTGTCTAGCCCGGAGGAAGTGATGGACGTGATTGATGAGGGGAAAGCCAATCGGCACGTCGCTGTGACCA ACATGAATGAGCACAGCTCCCGGAGTCACAGCATCTTCCTGATCAACATCAAGCAGGAGCATGTGGAGACCGAGCAGAAGCTGAGCGGGAAGCTCTACCTGGTGGACTTGGCTGGAAGTGAGAAG GTCAGTAAGACGGGCGCTGAGGGAGCTGTCCTGGATGAAGCCAAAAACATCAACAAGTCTCTGTCCGCTCTGGGAAACGTCATCTCCGCCCTGGCCGAGGGGACA AAAACCCACGTGCCCTACCGGGACAGTAAGATGACTCGAATCCTGCAGGACTCTCTGGGGGGAAACTGCCGCACCACCATGTTCATCTGCTGCTCCCCGTCCAGCTACAACGATGCTGAAACCAAGTCCACTCTGATGTTTGGACAACG GGCAAAGACCATCAGGAACACAGCCTCCGTGAACCTGGAGCTGACAGcggagcagtggaagaagaagtacgagaaggagaaggagaagaacaaGACCCTGAAGGAGACCATCCAGAAGCTGGAGGCTGAGCTGAACCGCTGGCGCAATG gtgagGACGTGCCGGAGACCGAGCAGCTGAGCCCTGGGGTGATGCGGCTGGAGCCCTGCGAGGACATGGCCCTGGACAACGGCACCTCCTCCATCGTGGTGCGCATCTCCGAGGAGGAGCGGCAGAAGTACGAGGAGGAGATCCGCAAGCTGTACAAGCAGCTGGACGACAAG GATGATGAGATCAATCAGCAGAGCCAGCTGGTTGAGAAGCTGAAGGAGCAGATGCTGGACCAGGATGAG CTCCTGGCCTCCACGCGCGGGGACAGCGAGAAGGTGCAGACGGAGCTGGGCCGGCTGCAGATGGAGAGTGACTGCGCCAAGGCGGAGGtgaaggaggtgctgcaggccctggaggagctggccgTCAACTACGACCAGAAGAGCCAGGAGGTGGAGGACAAGAGCCTGCAGAACAAGCTGCTGGCCGAGGAGCTGGCCCAGAAAATG TCCCACCTGATGGCGATCGAGGCGGAGCTGTCCCGCATGCAGGAGGTGAGCGGTCACCAGAGGAAGCGCATCGCGGAGGTGCTGAACGGCCTCATGCGGGACCTGAGCGAGTTCAGCGCCATCGTGGGCAACGGGGAGATCAAGCTG ccgGTGGAGATCAGCGGGGCGATCGAGGAGGAGTTCACCGTGGCTCGCCTCTACATCAGCAAGATCAAGTCGGAGGTGAAGAGCATGGTGAAGCGCTGCAAGCAGCTGGAGAGCCTGCAGCTGGAGTGCCACCGCAAGATGGAGGAGACGGGCCGCGAGCTCTCCTCCTGCCAGCTGCTCATCTCGCAG CATGAGGCGAAGATCCGCTCTCTGACAGAGTACATGCAGAATGTGGAGCTGAAGAAGAGGCAGCTGGAGGATAACTATGATTCTCTGAGCGAGGAACTGGCCAAGCTCCAGGCCCAAG agaccGTGCAGGATTCGACAAAgaaggagaagcagagggaCATCGAGGAGACGGGCGATGTCAAG AGGGCCCTGGAGCAGCAGATGGAGTCACAGCGCGAGTGTCATCACAAGCAGCTGGGACGCCTGCGCGACGAGATCAACGAGAAGCAGAAGATCATCGACGACCTCACCGA ccgcaaccagaagctgcagctggagctggagcagctgcgggCTGACTTTGATCGGCTGAAGAGCCAGGAGCACCGCAAGAGCgtgcagctggaggagctgac ATTTCTCCATGAGCGCCATGAGCAGTCCAAGCAGGACCTTAAAGGGCTCGAGGAGACTGTG GCCCGTGAACTCCAGACCCTCCACAACCTGCGCAAGCTTTTTGTTCAAGACCTCACGACTCGAGTCAAaaga AGTTCAGAGATGGAGCCTGATGATAGTGGGGGGTCTTCCACCCAAAAGCAGAAGATTTCCTTTCTTGAGAACAACCTGGACCAGCTTACAAAAGTTCACAAACAG CTGGTACGTGACAATGCAGATCTGCGTTGTGAGCTTCCTAAACTGGAGAAACGTCTTCGGTCTACGGCTGAGAGAGTTAAGGCCCTGGAGGGCGCACTGAAAGAGGCCAAGGAGGGAGCCATGAAGGACCGCCGTCGCTACCAGCAGGAGGTGGAGCGTATCAAGGACGTCATGAGGGCCAGGAACCCGCTGCGGCGCCCCCATGCTGCTCAGATTG CCAAGCCCATCCGGCCTGGACACTATCCCGCCTGCTCCCCCACCAACCCGCTGTTCGTGCGCTCAGCTGACCACCCCATCACCTTCAGCAACGTGCTGTTCCAGAGCCAGGCCCAGCCCGCCGCTCCTGCCCGCGGCCCCAGCCCCATCCACACCAACAC GCTGCCAGTTGAGGTCAGCAACAGCACGATGAACTCCACAGAAGCCCTGGCCTCTTACCAGCTTAATGTGGACAACG GAAATGCCACAGACATCAATGACAACAG AAGTGACGTGCACTGCGGCAGCGAGGCGGAGGACCCGGCCAAACTGTATGTCATTCAGCAGGAGACCGCAGCCAGCTAA